The following coding sequences lie in one Deltaproteobacteria bacterium genomic window:
- a CDS encoding DEAD/DEAH box helicase family protein: MTQIETFLPLVEPDALAKITSPKAFKAGRDLFDAKGVSDIVFAGDAVTGRVRGSSPLPHSTSIKLEGAGRLGANCSCPTFTDGWERVCHHAVALGLSLRQQYQSGGEITTTQNPWISDVGSDGGGQRYTITQRTTTWLVQAFQGGVAADLRRNKGREGLAPADRMIRHFLAQEVDRSDDGAHELDDAALAGLLYFARNANVSLKGVGKLKFVPEPLVLRVRAEPRKDNNIDLHAYLEHVPTTRTFEVDKGRVINGAPTWFLVPESCELFLVLDTPPWVLEAIGRQPRIVMDARVDATAMDSLSERLQTVGVPRADLFALASDARSIDQIVVTIEGDANRVKVQLAARYGLVTIGIAGDDPESARYSMTAGGQSVTFYRDLDGEAAARKTLVDLKLEWQTSDDAFIATGDAAIEFLIAGVPLLPESWERRVPKLPKIRSKSPTPRVSVSGGDGSVLDVEAIVDIEGDTDLISFRDLLRWLHEGRRWVTLADGSVVKLDPKILQPVAEATGDMQFDKDGKAEVSTLELGTLSRLLTEVPTAEVAKEVKTLLAGMTGDRTGKAPRKAKALNAKLREYQKSGFAWLWQLHENRMTGVLADDMGLGKTVQAIALLTKAKEEEGNAPTLIVCPTSVLLVWKQEVAKWAPTLSLLVWHGPERMENARLLKKTDVIVTSYAILRRDIDELSKIRFRYVILDEAQYIKNWTTSTAKSAKQLKSDHRLAMSGTPVENHLIDLWAIFDFLAPGFLGKLTDFQKNYVKPIEDGDTRVLEQLRTRVRPFVMRRKKEDVASELPPKTEQIIYCHFGKSQLGLYNRILKAAKDEITGRIDEVGVEKAQMTILAALTRLRQVCCDPQLLGLPEGTPVPPSCKLDAFEELIADAVGSGRKTLVFSQFVEMQKIIAASLEKLGIEYLWLHGGTKNREELVGKFQQPGGPPVFIISLKAGGSGITLTEADTVIHFDPWWNPAVEDQATDRAHRIGQDKPVMVYRMVVEDTVEQKMVELGQRKRAVAESALGRDATAGKSLTMDDVEELLRTPAINPWD, translated from the coding sequence GTGACACAAATCGAAACGTTTCTTCCGCTCGTCGAGCCGGATGCGCTCGCCAAGATCACCAGCCCGAAGGCCTTCAAGGCCGGCCGCGACCTGTTCGACGCCAAGGGCGTCTCGGACATCGTGTTCGCGGGTGACGCCGTCACGGGCCGCGTGCGCGGCTCCAGCCCGTTGCCGCACTCGACCTCGATCAAGCTCGAGGGCGCCGGCCGGCTCGGCGCGAACTGTTCGTGTCCGACCTTCACCGACGGCTGGGAGCGCGTCTGCCACCACGCGGTCGCGTTGGGGTTGTCACTGCGCCAGCAGTACCAGTCGGGCGGCGAGATCACGACCACGCAGAACCCGTGGATCAGCGACGTCGGCAGCGATGGGGGCGGCCAGCGCTACACCATCACGCAACGCACGACCACATGGCTGGTGCAGGCGTTCCAGGGCGGGGTCGCGGCCGACCTGCGGCGCAACAAGGGCCGTGAGGGCCTGGCCCCGGCCGACCGCATGATCCGGCACTTCCTCGCGCAGGAGGTCGATCGCAGCGACGACGGCGCGCACGAGCTCGACGACGCCGCACTCGCGGGCCTGTTGTACTTCGCGCGCAACGCCAACGTCAGCCTCAAGGGCGTCGGCAAGCTCAAGTTCGTGCCCGAGCCGCTGGTGCTGCGCGTGCGCGCCGAGCCGCGCAAGGACAACAACATCGACCTGCACGCGTACCTCGAGCACGTGCCGACCACGCGGACCTTCGAGGTCGACAAGGGTCGTGTCATCAACGGCGCGCCGACGTGGTTCCTGGTGCCCGAGAGCTGCGAGCTCTTCCTCGTGCTCGACACCCCGCCGTGGGTGCTCGAGGCCATCGGCAGGCAGCCGCGCATCGTGATGGACGCGCGGGTCGACGCGACCGCGATGGACTCCCTGTCCGAGCGCCTGCAGACCGTCGGCGTGCCGCGGGCCGATCTCTTCGCGCTCGCCAGCGACGCGCGCTCGATCGACCAGATCGTCGTCACCATCGAGGGCGACGCCAACCGCGTGAAGGTACAGCTGGCGGCACGCTACGGCCTGGTCACGATCGGCATCGCGGGTGACGACCCCGAGAGCGCGCGCTACTCGATGACCGCTGGCGGACAATCGGTAACCTTCTACCGCGACCTCGACGGCGAGGCCGCCGCGCGCAAGACCCTCGTCGACCTCAAGCTCGAGTGGCAGACCTCCGACGACGCGTTCATCGCCACCGGCGACGCCGCGATCGAGTTCCTCATCGCCGGCGTGCCGCTGCTGCCCGAGTCGTGGGAGCGGCGGGTGCCCAAGCTGCCGAAGATCCGCTCGAAGTCACCGACCCCGCGGGTGTCGGTCTCGGGTGGCGACGGCTCGGTGCTCGACGTCGAGGCCATCGTCGACATCGAGGGCGACACCGATCTCATCTCGTTCCGCGATCTGCTGCGCTGGCTGCACGAAGGCCGCCGCTGGGTCACGCTCGCCGACGGCAGCGTCGTCAAGCTCGACCCGAAGATCCTGCAGCCGGTCGCCGAGGCCACCGGCGACATGCAGTTCGACAAGGACGGCAAGGCCGAGGTCTCGACCCTCGAGCTCGGCACGCTGTCGCGGCTCTTGACCGAGGTCCCGACCGCCGAGGTCGCCAAGGAGGTCAAGACGCTGCTGGCGGGCATGACCGGCGATCGCACGGGCAAGGCCCCGCGCAAGGCCAAGGCGCTCAACGCCAAGCTGCGCGAGTACCAGAAGTCGGGCTTCGCGTGGCTGTGGCAGCTGCACGAGAACCGCATGACCGGCGTGCTCGCCGACGACATGGGTCTGGGCAAGACCGTGCAGGCGATCGCGCTGCTGACCAAGGCCAAGGAAGAAGAGGGCAACGCCCCCACGCTCATCGTGTGCCCGACCTCGGTGCTGCTGGTGTGGAAGCAGGAGGTTGCGAAGTGGGCTCCGACGCTGTCGCTGCTGGTGTGGCACGGCCCCGAGCGCATGGAGAACGCGCGCCTGCTCAAGAAGACCGACGTCATCGTCACCAGCTACGCGATCCTGCGCCGCGACATCGACGAGCTGTCGAAGATCCGCTTCCGCTACGTGATCCTCGACGAGGCGCAGTACATCAAGAATTGGACCACCAGCACCGCCAAGAGCGCCAAGCAGCTCAAGAGCGACCATCGCCTGGCGATGTCGGGCACCCCGGTCGAGAACCACCTCATCGACTTGTGGGCGATCTTCGACTTCCTGGCGCCGGGCTTCCTCGGCAAGCTGACCGATTTCCAGAAGAACTACGTCAAGCCCATCGAAGACGGCGACACCCGTGTGCTCGAGCAGCTGCGCACCCGCGTGCGGCCGTTCGTGATGCGCCGCAAGAAGGAAGACGTCGCCTCCGAGCTGCCGCCCAAGACCGAGCAGATCATCTACTGCCACTTCGGCAAGTCGCAGCTGGGCCTGTACAATCGCATCCTGAAGGCCGCGAAGGACGAGATCACCGGTCGCATCGACGAGGTCGGCGTCGAGAAGGCGCAGATGACGATCCTCGCCGCGCTCACCCGCCTGCGCCAGGTCTGCTGCGATCCACAATTGCTGGGGCTGCCCGAGGGCACGCCGGTGCCGCCGTCGTGCAAGCTCGACGCCTTCGAGGAGCTCATCGCCGACGCGGTCGGCTCGGGGCGCAAGACCCTGGTGTTCTCACAGTTCGTCGAGATGCAGAAGATCATCGCGGCCTCGCTCGAGAAGCTCGGCATCGAGTACCTGTGGCTCCACGGCGGCACCAAGAACCGCGAGGAGCTGGTCGGCAAGTTCCAGCAGCCGGGCGGCCCGCCGGTCTTCATCATCAGCCTCAAGGCCGGCGGCAGCGGCATCACGCTGACCGAGGCCGACACGGTGATCCACTTCGATCCGTGGTGGAACCCGGCGGTCGAGGACCAGGCCACCGACCGCGCCCACCGCATCGGCCAGGACAAGCCGGTGATGGTCTACCGCATGGTCGTCGAGGACACCGTCGAGCAGAAGATGGTGGAGCTCGGTCAGCGCAAGCGCGCCGTGGCCGAGAGCGCGCTCGGTCGCGATGCGACCGCCGGCAAGAGCCTCACGATGGACGACGTCGAGGAGCTGCTGCGCACGCCGGCGATCAACCCCTGGGATTGA
- a CDS encoding methyltransferase has product MSEGLQADDPGVRMLGRVLAGVDPREILLVHCGALPGVRSGARRLVLDVRELAEAGRDAVPADDAAALAALPRVQHAAVWPRAHLGKDFTFACLAQGALALARGGTLWCAARKHKGAESLADHMVALLGNVDIVERDRGYRLMRSAHEGRVDEALARACIDQRYLIEDPVLGALRLHSAPGVFSRRGLDDGTRALIEHVDAWAHDQAAPTHVIDLCAGIGPLALWAAQRWSQARVLAVESNFVAAGAMRENIAAAGVGDRVTALVRDGLPREAGAETPPLHGVQLALVNPPTHAERGALIELLRGLGRWMAPGGHAFVVASRAGVSSEGLREAGARVHAAEADRYAILRASWDLGAGT; this is encoded by the coding sequence ATGAGCGAGGGACTCCAGGCCGACGACCCCGGTGTGCGCATGCTGGGCCGCGTGCTCGCGGGCGTCGATCCACGCGAGATCCTCTTGGTCCACTGCGGCGCGTTGCCGGGCGTGCGCAGCGGAGCGCGGCGGCTCGTGCTCGACGTGCGCGAGCTCGCCGAAGCCGGGCGCGACGCGGTACCGGCCGACGACGCCGCCGCACTGGCAGCGTTGCCGCGGGTGCAGCACGCCGCGGTGTGGCCGCGCGCGCACCTGGGCAAGGATTTCACGTTCGCGTGCCTGGCCCAGGGCGCGCTGGCGCTGGCTCGAGGTGGCACGCTGTGGTGCGCGGCCCGCAAGCACAAGGGCGCCGAGAGCCTCGCCGATCACATGGTCGCGCTGCTGGGCAACGTCGACATCGTCGAGCGCGATCGCGGCTATCGTCTGATGCGCAGCGCCCACGAGGGCCGCGTCGACGAGGCCCTCGCGCGCGCGTGCATCGACCAGCGCTACCTCATCGAGGACCCGGTGCTCGGCGCCTTGCGCCTGCACAGCGCACCGGGGGTGTTCTCGCGACGCGGGCTCGACGACGGCACGCGCGCGCTGATCGAACACGTCGACGCGTGGGCACACGACCAGGCCGCGCCGACGCACGTGATCGATCTGTGCGCGGGGATCGGCCCGCTGGCGCTGTGGGCCGCGCAACGCTGGTCGCAGGCGCGGGTGCTGGCGGTCGAGAGCAACTTCGTCGCGGCCGGGGCGATGCGCGAGAACATCGCCGCCGCCGGCGTGGGCGACCGGGTGACGGCGTTGGTGCGCGACGGTCTGCCCCGCGAAGCCGGCGCCGAGACGCCGCCGCTGCACGGCGTGCAGCTGGCGCTGGTGAACCCGCCGACCCACGCCGAGCGCGGCGCATTGATCGAGCTGCTGCGCGGGCTCGGGCGCTGGATGGCGCCGGGCGGTCACGCGTTCGTGGTGGCCTCGCGAGCCGGCGTCTCGAGTGAGGGCCTGCGCGAGGCCGGCGCGCGGGTGCACGCGGCCGAGGCCGATCGCTACGCAATTCTACGCGCCAGCTGGGACCTCGGCGCCGGCACGTAG
- a CDS encoding PHP domain-containing protein, translating into MRRAIAFAWVLALPQIAAADEQILTFDGEVPDDGLDHAFVEFEVPMGTLEIEVRHDDLSEANILDWGLEDPQGFRGWGGGNEEPAVVAVAAASRSYLTGAIEPGTWRVIIGKALVVESPATYHLEVVLRDVQTLAPQPERTPYVAAPALAGERRWYAGDLHVHSRESGDARPPLEEIAAFARSRGLDFVELSDHNVLSQLDFIAAAQADHPDLLLMPGMEFTTYGGHANAIGATTWVDHKIGQPEVTIAGAFAAIQDQGALVSINHPALALGNACLGCAWEHEIDPLQIDAVEIATTGLDQGGHLFDGQAIAFWDDLCDAGAHAAAVGGSDDHRAGVDLGGFQSPIGDPTTMVLADELSVAAILAAIRDSKTVVKLQGPDDPMVELTAAREYTGDTVYADAPVSYDVIVTGGVGLELRAVYDGASQAAASIDADPFSWSFTRSSPASGEIRTRVEIIDPAMNGGRRVVTSHIWQRACADGNCSDPSGGDESSGSGGSTGGTSGAADTSGTGVDGSGGTSGSTAAAADDDGSGGCGCRSGWPGAPPWWAVLLLPWRRRQRSGVRREPPRERGVVSRRRADSATA; encoded by the coding sequence ATGCGTCGTGCGATCGCGTTCGCGTGGGTGTTGGCGCTGCCGCAGATCGCGGCCGCCGACGAGCAGATCCTGACCTTCGACGGCGAGGTGCCCGACGACGGGCTCGATCACGCCTTCGTCGAGTTCGAGGTGCCGATGGGCACCCTCGAGATCGAGGTGCGCCACGACGATCTCTCGGAGGCCAACATCCTCGACTGGGGGCTCGAGGATCCGCAGGGCTTCCGCGGCTGGGGCGGCGGCAACGAAGAGCCCGCCGTGGTCGCGGTCGCGGCTGCGTCGCGATCCTATCTCACCGGTGCGATCGAGCCCGGCACGTGGCGCGTCATCATCGGCAAGGCGCTGGTGGTCGAGAGCCCGGCCACCTACCACCTCGAGGTGGTGCTGCGCGATGTCCAGACCCTCGCGCCCCAGCCCGAGCGCACGCCCTACGTCGCCGCGCCGGCGCTCGCGGGCGAGCGTCGCTGGTACGCCGGCGATCTGCACGTGCACTCGCGCGAGAGCGGTGACGCCCGTCCGCCGCTGGAGGAGATCGCCGCGTTTGCGCGGAGCCGCGGGCTCGACTTCGTCGAGCTGTCGGACCACAACGTGCTCAGCCAGCTCGACTTCATCGCCGCCGCGCAGGCCGACCACCCCGACCTGCTGCTGATGCCGGGCATGGAGTTCACCACCTACGGTGGCCACGCCAATGCCATCGGTGCGACCACGTGGGTCGATCACAAGATCGGGCAGCCGGAGGTCACGATTGCCGGCGCGTTCGCGGCGATCCAGGACCAGGGCGCGCTGGTGTCGATCAACCACCCTGCGCTCGCGCTGGGCAACGCGTGCCTCGGTTGCGCGTGGGAGCACGAGATCGATCCGCTGCAGATCGACGCCGTCGAGATCGCGACCACCGGCCTCGACCAGGGTGGACACCTCTTCGATGGGCAGGCGATCGCGTTCTGGGACGACCTCTGCGATGCGGGGGCCCACGCCGCGGCGGTCGGCGGCAGCGACGATCACCGGGCCGGCGTCGACCTCGGCGGATTCCAGAGCCCGATCGGCGACCCCACCACGATGGTGCTGGCCGACGAGCTATCGGTTGCAGCGATCCTCGCGGCGATCCGCGACAGCAAGACGGTGGTGAAGCTGCAGGGCCCCGACGATCCCATGGTCGAGCTGACGGCCGCGCGCGAGTACACCGGCGACACCGTCTACGCCGACGCACCGGTCAGCTACGACGTGATCGTCACTGGCGGCGTCGGGCTCGAGCTGCGGGCGGTGTACGATGGTGCGTCGCAGGCCGCGGCGTCGATCGATGCCGATCCTTTCAGCTGGTCGTTCACGCGCTCGTCACCGGCCAGCGGCGAGATCCGCACGCGTGTCGAGATCATCGACCCTGCGATGAACGGGGGCCGGCGCGTGGTCACCAGTCACATCTGGCAGCGCGCGTGCGCGGACGGCAACTGCAGCGATCCGAGCGGCGGTGACGAGTCGAGCGGCAGCGGTGGGAGCACCGGCGGCACCTCCGGGGCCGCAGACACGTCGGGGACCGGCGTCGATGGCAGCGGCGGTACCTCGGGTTCCACCGCGGCCGCGGCGGACGACGACGGCTCCGGTGGGTGCGGCTGTCGCAGCGGCTGGCCGGGCGCACCGCCGTGGTGGGCGGTGTTGCTGCTGCCGTGGCGACGACGTCAGCGCAGCGGCGTGAGACGGGAGCCGCCGCGCGAGCGCGGCGTGGTCTCGCGTCGCAGGGCCGACAGCGCGACCGCATAG
- a CDS encoding sigma-70 family RNA polymerase sigma factor translates to MNAAQLCALLLERRALAQPLPDDRRDALAELLQARWERALARRPRLRVEPVAWIDAVAHALPPDAELPQALEKLHTDDLLLVAAVRTGAAAALAQLETDVIEPLSRVLGPMQLPAAVVDDVQQLVRTKLLVADGERGPRLFDYSGRGELRSWVGVIATREALSLLRRDGRENTPADDVLMAAPSPLTGPELGFLKDRYKDEFRVAFTAALAELSPRERNALRHHYVHGLTIDQIAALYGVHRSNAARRIAKARESLLSTTRRRLVLGLNVDRGEFESIMRLIESRIDVSIARMLGHDDGSVA, encoded by the coding sequence ATGAACGCCGCGCAGCTGTGCGCCCTGCTGCTGGAGCGCCGTGCGCTGGCCCAGCCGCTGCCCGACGATCGACGCGACGCGCTCGCGGAGCTGCTGCAGGCCCGCTGGGAGCGTGCGCTGGCCCGGCGTCCGCGGCTGCGCGTGGAGCCCGTGGCCTGGATCGACGCGGTCGCACACGCGCTGCCGCCCGACGCCGAGCTGCCGCAGGCGCTGGAGAAGCTGCACACCGATGATCTCCTGCTGGTGGCCGCCGTGCGCACCGGCGCCGCGGCGGCGCTGGCCCAGCTCGAGACCGACGTCATCGAGCCGCTGTCGCGCGTGCTGGGGCCGATGCAGCTGCCGGCTGCGGTCGTCGACGACGTCCAGCAGCTCGTGCGCACGAAGTTGCTGGTGGCCGACGGCGAACGCGGCCCGCGTCTGTTCGACTACTCGGGGCGCGGTGAGCTGCGCAGCTGGGTCGGCGTCATCGCCACCCGCGAGGCGCTGTCGCTGCTGCGCCGCGACGGCCGCGAGAACACCCCCGCCGACGACGTGCTGATGGCTGCGCCCTCGCCCCTGACGGGGCCCGAGCTGGGCTTCCTCAAGGACCGCTACAAGGACGAGTTCCGCGTGGCCTTCACGGCCGCGCTGGCCGAGCTGTCCCCGCGGGAGCGCAACGCGCTGCGGCACCACTACGTCCACGGCCTCACCATCGATCAGATCGCCGCGCTGTACGGGGTGCATCGGTCGAACGCCGCACGCCGCATCGCCAAGGCCCGCGAGTCGCTGCTGTCGACGACGCGTCGACGCCTGGTGCTGGGGCTGAACGTGGACCGCGGTGAATTCGAGAGCATCATGCGCCTGATCGAGAGCCGGATCGACGTGAGCATCGCGCGAATGCTCGGGCATGACGACGGCTCCGTCGCGTAG
- a CDS encoding tetratricopeptide repeat protein, with the protein MTAEACLREDDLFALMGGELDDDAQTRLEAHLDRCEQCRELVAWVARSPLLVPTPSELAWAVPDQVATAAMREESRDASAGSLPLAVTDLQQRLPPGWQLGRYVVRERIGAGGMGVVYDAWDPALDRTLAIKLLRARSQRHADGRARLLREARAIAQLSHPNVVAVYDVGEAVLPDDSQAVFVAMEFVAGPTLRQWLDARRRSWRAIAAAFLGAARGLSAAHELGIVHRDFKPGNVMMAPGDRAVVLDFGLARMLVGAEPVPAVVQPLLGETPIAGNVTQTHAMLGTPAYMAPEQRGSSAIDGRADQWAWAVSFAEALLGAHPFAQTDAPSLAVQLSRGPVPRSLRQLLVRACATQPSERHPSMFDVVDRLERVLQRRVVRRGAALGGSVLLLGALWLGRSPAVETTTPCERGAHAMATVWNDARRATASTAFVGAAPWLSRARTDVVAGIDAYADRWIEMRDATCRAGSEGSIGDDQLDRRMMCLTAARTELETLLAALEQGTSTTLAQAVTAVSGLSDPARCDRDDALATALPEDHELRAELLEVQGLLAQAHAWERAGAIATARELLDDALARARRLDEGGTEADARTAWARQAMAAGDLDGAQRELIAAQWAADRVHDLRRRARAQIELVWLEGYFRQEFDRARQIADEAARSLAALDGGDPGLEVVRLRNLAWTDAQAGRPEQAEAGFARALAACEHTPDCRRDELLLRSDRASVLVQLGRLDEAAAAFEEVRVATEAWLGPEHPELAAVLNNIGAVARERGDFERALAQFDRVIQIVSTAWGEEHVIVARARLNRGTVLADLGREAEAAESFEQARLVFQREAGAADSDLARAWKGLAGVAYARGELEAAREGFERALELETAVLGERHPSVAVTCTNLAMVEVDRGHVREAIALHRRAETILREALGPEHPHLVVVLDALAYAQAQADEPLAAIETYQRAIELATTTGSPNLAQALSSLGTLELGVGRTDDAREHLERALALREDPGQQAGDPVFMAQTRFALARALPSRERRRAVQLARDALAALAPDEPLAADVKAWIDGAKP; encoded by the coding sequence GTGACCGCCGAGGCGTGCCTGCGCGAGGACGACCTCTTCGCGCTCATGGGCGGCGAGCTCGACGACGACGCGCAGACGCGCCTGGAGGCGCACCTCGATCGCTGCGAGCAGTGTCGCGAGCTGGTGGCGTGGGTGGCCCGCTCACCGCTGCTGGTGCCGACACCCAGCGAGCTGGCGTGGGCGGTGCCCGACCAGGTCGCGACCGCGGCGATGCGCGAGGAGTCCCGCGATGCCAGCGCGGGCTCGCTGCCACTGGCGGTGACCGACCTCCAGCAGCGGCTGCCGCCGGGCTGGCAGCTCGGGCGCTACGTGGTGCGCGAGCGCATCGGCGCGGGCGGCATGGGCGTGGTCTACGACGCATGGGATCCCGCGCTCGATCGCACGCTCGCGATCAAGCTCCTGCGCGCGCGATCGCAGCGGCACGCCGACGGCCGTGCGCGGCTGCTCCGCGAGGCGCGGGCGATCGCCCAGCTCAGCCACCCCAACGTGGTCGCCGTCTACGACGTCGGCGAGGCCGTGCTCCCCGACGACAGTCAGGCCGTTTTCGTGGCGATGGAGTTCGTCGCGGGCCCCACGTTGCGGCAGTGGCTCGACGCCCGACGCCGGAGCTGGCGCGCGATCGCAGCCGCGTTCCTCGGCGCCGCGCGGGGGCTGTCGGCGGCGCACGAGCTCGGCATCGTGCATCGCGACTTCAAGCCCGGCAACGTGATGATGGCTCCCGGCGATCGTGCGGTGGTGCTCGACTTCGGGCTCGCGCGCATGCTCGTGGGCGCGGAGCCGGTGCCCGCGGTGGTGCAGCCGTTACTGGGCGAGACCCCCATCGCGGGCAACGTCACGCAGACCCACGCGATGCTGGGCACGCCGGCCTACATGGCGCCCGAGCAGCGCGGATCGTCGGCCATCGACGGCCGCGCCGACCAGTGGGCGTGGGCGGTGTCCTTCGCCGAGGCGCTGCTCGGAGCGCACCCGTTCGCGCAGACCGACGCGCCCTCGCTCGCGGTGCAGTTGTCGAGGGGGCCGGTGCCGCGGTCGCTGCGGCAGCTGCTGGTGCGGGCGTGCGCGACCCAGCCGTCCGAGCGCCACCCCTCGATGTTCGACGTGGTCGATCGGCTCGAGCGCGTGTTGCAGCGTCGGGTCGTGCGTCGGGGCGCTGCGCTGGGCGGCAGCGTGTTGCTGCTCGGCGCGTTGTGGCTGGGTCGATCGCCTGCGGTCGAGACCACCACGCCGTGTGAGCGCGGCGCCCATGCCATGGCCACGGTGTGGAACGACGCGCGCCGGGCCACCGCGAGCACGGCGTTCGTCGGCGCAGCACCGTGGCTGTCGCGCGCACGCACCGATGTGGTGGCCGGCATCGACGCCTATGCCGACCGCTGGATCGAGATGCGCGACGCCACCTGCCGCGCCGGCAGCGAGGGCAGCATCGGTGACGATCAACTCGATCGACGCATGATGTGCCTGACGGCCGCGCGCACCGAGCTCGAGACCCTGTTGGCGGCGCTCGAGCAGGGCACGAGCACCACGCTCGCGCAGGCGGTCACGGCGGTGTCGGGGCTGTCCGACCCGGCACGGTGCGACCGCGATGACGCGCTCGCGACCGCGCTGCCCGAGGATCACGAGCTGCGAGCAGAGCTGCTCGAGGTGCAGGGGCTGCTCGCGCAGGCCCACGCGTGGGAGCGCGCCGGCGCGATCGCCACCGCACGCGAGCTGCTCGACGATGCGCTCGCGCGCGCGCGCCGGCTCGACGAGGGTGGTACGGAGGCCGACGCGCGCACGGCCTGGGCGCGTCAGGCGATGGCGGCCGGCGATCTCGACGGGGCCCAGCGCGAGCTCATCGCGGCGCAGTGGGCCGCCGATCGCGTGCACGACCTGCGTCGTCGCGCCCGCGCGCAGATCGAGCTCGTGTGGCTCGAGGGCTACTTCCGTCAAGAGTTCGATCGCGCGCGACAGATCGCCGACGAGGCCGCACGGAGCTTGGCCGCGCTCGACGGTGGCGACCCCGGCCTCGAGGTCGTGCGGCTGCGCAACCTCGCGTGGACCGACGCGCAGGCCGGTCGCCCCGAGCAGGCCGAGGCCGGCTTCGCGCGGGCGCTCGCGGCCTGCGAGCACACCCCGGACTGTCGGCGAGACGAGCTGCTGTTGCGCAGCGATCGCGCGTCGGTGCTGGTCCAGCTAGGGCGACTCGACGAGGCCGCGGCCGCCTTCGAGGAGGTCCGCGTCGCGACCGAGGCGTGGCTCGGTCCCGAGCACCCCGAGCTCGCCGCGGTGCTCAACAACATCGGTGCGGTGGCGCGCGAGCGCGGCGACTTCGAGCGGGCGCTGGCGCAGTTCGATCGGGTGATCCAGATCGTCTCGACCGCGTGGGGCGAGGAGCACGTGATCGTCGCGCGAGCGCGGCTCAACCGCGGCACGGTGCTGGCCGACCTCGGACGCGAGGCCGAGGCGGCCGAGAGCTTCGAGCAGGCGCGGCTGGTGTTCCAGCGCGAGGCGGGGGCCGCCGACTCCGACCTCGCGCGCGCATGGAAGGGCCTCGCGGGCGTGGCCTACGCGCGCGGTGAGCTCGAGGCGGCGCGCGAGGGCTTCGAGCGCGCGCTGGAACTCGAGACCGCGGTGCTGGGCGAGCGGCACCCGAGCGTTGCCGTGACGTGCACCAACCTCGCGATGGTCGAGGTCGATCGCGGGCATGTGCGCGAGGCCATCGCGCTGCATCGTCGTGCCGAGACCATCCTGCGCGAGGCCTTGGGGCCCGAGCATCCCCACCTGGTGGTGGTGCTCGACGCGCTCGCGTACGCGCAAGCCCAGGCCGACGAGCCGCTGGCGGCGATCGAGACCTACCAGCGCGCGATCGAGCTGGCGACCACGACCGGCTCGCCGAACCTCGCGCAGGCGCTGTCGAGCTTGGGCACGCTCGAACTCGGCGTCGGGCGCACCGACGATGCCCGCGAGCATCTCGAGCGCGCACTGGCGTTGCGCGAGGACCCGGGCCAGCAGGCTGGCGATCCCGTGTTCATGGCCCAGACCCGCTTCGCACTCGCCCGTGCACTGCCCTCGCGGGAGCGGCGGCGAGCGGTGCAGCTGGCCCGCGACGCGTTGGCCGCGCTCGCGCCCGACGAGCCGCTGGCCGCCGACGTGAAGGCGTGGATCGACGGTGCGAAGCCGTAG
- a CDS encoding substrate-binding domain-containing protein, which translates to MTSSDLHRRDAVTRWPMLVAATVLAALALVAWMVLATTAGPQPVFARRGVAPERSHAPDDALVLAGSGSNLPLTRALAAAYAGQGAPPPVVHTSVGSSGGMRALGDGAVDVALVSRPLHPDEREHNAYVPYARVPVYIGVHSSVPDVSLDAEALLAVYDGSRVAWKDGSHVIVLQREPGDSSHAAIARRVPRFEEVNERAYQARRWRVIYDDVGMNDALASTEGSIGLLGAGDIPEHLPIRALAYDNVRPTVENIELGAYPFHKDLAFVTRGEPDARAAAFFRFVYSPQGQQIIREFGCMPLGVAAGESSP; encoded by the coding sequence TTGACGTCGAGCGACTTGCACCGCCGTGATGCCGTCACGCGTTGGCCGATGCTGGTCGCGGCGACCGTGCTCGCGGCGCTCGCGTTGGTCGCGTGGATGGTGCTCGCGACCACTGCAGGTCCACAGCCGGTGTTCGCACGGCGGGGTGTGGCGCCCGAACGATCCCACGCCCCCGACGACGCCTTGGTGCTGGCCGGCTCGGGCTCCAACCTGCCGCTCACGCGCGCGCTCGCGGCGGCCTATGCCGGCCAAGGCGCGCCACCGCCGGTCGTGCACACCAGCGTCGGTTCGAGCGGTGGCATGCGTGCGCTCGGAGATGGTGCCGTCGATGTCGCGCTGGTGTCGCGGCCGCTGCACCCCGACGAACGCGAGCACAACGCCTACGTGCCGTACGCGCGCGTGCCGGTGTACATCGGCGTGCACTCGAGCGTGCCCGACGTCTCGCTCGACGCCGAGGCGTTGCTGGCGGTCTACGACGGCTCGCGCGTGGCGTGGAAGGACGGCAGTCACGTGATCGTGCTGCAGCGCGAGCCCGGCGACTCGTCGCACGCGGCGATCGCACGGCGAGTGCCGCGCTTCGAGGAGGTCAACGAGCGCGCGTACCAGGCCCGCCGGTGGCGCGTGATCTACGACGACGTCGGCATGAACGACGCGCTCGCGAGCACCGAGGGCAGCATCGGCCTGCTCGGCGCGGGCGACATCCCCGAGCACCTGCCGATCCGCGCGCTGGCCTACGACAACGTGCGACCGACGGTCGAGAACATCGAGCTCGGCGCGTATCCCTTCCACAAGGATCTGGCCTTCGTCACCCGCGGCGAGCCGGACGCCCGCGCGGCCGCGTTCTTCCGCTTCGTGTACTCGCCGCAGGGCCAGCAGATCATCCGCGAGTTCGGCTGCATGCCGCTGGGCGTGGCGGCCGGGGAGTCGTCGCCGTGA